The DNA sequence TACGTGACTTCTTGCCTTGATTTGCGATACTTCCGTCATGCCAGCCCGGCGCCTCACCGCTCTCGGTGCTCGCGCGGATTCATCCACGGACTGCTAGTCATCCCCCGACATAGCGGCAGCGGCCCATGCTGCAGCGAACTCCGGTCAGCTCCTGGCTCAACTGCTTGAGCCGCGCGCGTGCGCCGGCATTGTAGGCCTGGTCGTTGCCCCGGGTGGGCCTGAGCCCGCTGAAGTACTGCCCGCTCTCGTAGTCGTCCGAGTCCACCAGTTGCATCACGGCGTCCGCGCCCTCGTCGATGGTCGAGCGCGGCTCCACGCCCGCCCGGCGCACCATTCCGGTGGGCATGTAGGTAGCCGGATGCAGTGAGCCCACCACGATGCCGGTGCCCTCAAGGTCTTCGGCCAGGTCGAGCGTGAACATGACCTGTGCGAGCTTGCTCTGGGCGTAGGCGCGCCCTCCGCTGAAGTCCTTCTCGATCATGACGTCGTCGAAGTCGATGGGCGTCTGGGCCCCCGAGGAGACGTTCACGATGCGCGCCGGCGCGCTGTCCAGCAGCCGCGGCATCAGCATGTGGGTCAGCAGGAAGGTGGAGAGGTAGTTGACCTGGAAGCGATACTCGTGGCCGTCCTCGGTCAGCAGCCTTTCATTCGGCGCCGACCCGAAGCCGGCGTTGTTGATGAGGAGGTCCATGCGGCCGTAGTCGGCGAGCAGCGTCTCCGCGAACCGGCGCACGTCCGCGAGCGAGGCCAGGTCGGCGCGGTAGAAGCGCGCGCTGCCCGGCCCTTCGGTGTTGATGGCGTCCACCACCTCCGCGCCCCGCTCCTCGTTGCGCCCGTGCACGATCACGTGATGACCCCGGGCTCCCAGCCTGAGCGCCAGTTCCCTTCCCAGCCCCGACGTGGATCCGGTCACCAGCGCCACCTGCTGATCGGAAGCAGGGACGGCGGGCGCCTGGGCGAAGGCGTGGCTCGAAGAGCCGGCCCAGACGGCAACGAGCAAGGGAGCCGCGAGCAGGGGGCAACCGCGCCACGAGGCAGCCTTCACCGGCTCTCTCCCGATTTGAACAGAGCGCCAATGTGCCGACTGCTGCCTGATCCTC is a window from the Gammaproteobacteria bacterium genome containing:
- a CDS encoding SDR family NAD(P)-dependent oxidoreductase, with amino-acid sequence MKAASWRGCPLLAAPLLVAVWAGSSSHAFAQAPAVPASDQQVALVTGSTSGLGRELALRLGARGHHVIVHGRNEERGAEVVDAINTEGPGSARFYRADLASLADVRRFAETLLADYGRMDLLINNAGFGSAPNERLLTEDGHEYRFQVNYLSTFLLTHMLMPRLLDSAPARIVNVSSGAQTPIDFDDVMIEKDFSGGRAYAQSKLAQVMFTLDLAEDLEGTGIVVGSLHPATYMPTGMVRRAGVEPRSTIDEGADAVMQLVDSDDYESGQYFSGLRPTRGNDQAYNAGARARLKQLSQELTGVRCSMGRCRYVGG